One Candidatus Poribacteria bacterium genomic window, GACTCAAGATCGGGGTGGCTCCTCTCACCAAGAACCGCATCGGTCATCGGATTGACTGGAACGACGCGGTAGCCGTGCTCTTGAAGGTACTTGGCGACGCGGTGGCTGGGACGTTCCGGGTTCGGAGACAGCCCGACGACGGCGATGGTTCGAAAGCGCTGCAGTATCTCCGCGATCTCGCGCGGGTCATTCATGCGTGTTCTCCGATCGAGTGGGGCGTGGGTGTCGTATAGCGTTCCACCGGATGCCCCGCCATCGCCCAGTCAGGCAGCCCGTCGAGCAGGCGGCGCGCCCGGAATCCGCGCGACGTGAGCGCCTCGACCGCCGCAGGAGACAGGACGCAGTAGGGTCCTCGGCAGTAGGCGACGATCTCCACGTCTCGGGGCAGTCCTTCGGCGCGGGATTCGAGCTCGTCCAGCGGAACCGACAGCGCGCCGGGGATGTGTCCTTGGGCGTACTCCACCATTGGACGCACGTCGACGACGAGAACCTGCCCAGCGCTGATCCAGTCGGCGAGCTGAGAGCTCGTGATCGGCTCCAGCACGTCCCGCGCGTGGAAGTAGTCGTGAAGCGTCTGGCGCACTTCCGCCAGGCGCGTTGCTCCGAGGGATTGCAGCGACCTCCAGAACTCGCACACGGCGCGGTCGGCGAGGGCGTAGTGGACGTAGAGTCCGCGCTTCTCGCTCTCTACCAGCCGCGCGCGCTTGAGCACCTGCAGATGCTGCGAAGTCGTCGCGACGGATGCGCCGATGGTTCGAGCGAGCTCTTCGACCGTGCGGGACCCCTGACAGAGCAGGTCGAGCAGCTCCAGCCGGCGCGGGTGCGACACTGCCTTGGCAATCCGCGAGTACTGCTCCATGAGCGACTGCTTGACGTGTTTGGCGGCGCGCATGGGTTCCTGCCTCCCATGATCTACTATTCTAATGATCTGTTGAATAATAGATCGACGACGGCTCGCGCGTCAAGCCGTCGATCACGGGCGCCTACTTCAGGACGTTCAGGAATCCGTCATCTGTGAAGACGACGATCTCCGCCATGCCGTCGTCGTCCACGTCGGCGATCAGGGGCGTGTCGGGGTTCCCACCCAGCGATACGCGCCAGAGCACGTGTCCCGGAGCGGCGTCATCGAACGCGATCAACTCGCGCGACGCAAGCGGATAGAGGAACTCGTCCCTCCCATCCGAGTCGATGTCGCCGCTGGTGACGTGTCCGCCGCTGCCGTTCACGCCGCCGACCTCCCACCGGAGCGCGCCCGTCTTGCCGTCGTAGCAGACGAACCGCCCGTCCAGATGCCCGAA contains:
- a CDS encoding metalloregulator ArsR/SmtB family transcription factor, which codes for MRAAKHVKQSLMEQYSRIAKAVSHPRRLELLDLLCQGSRTVEELARTIGASVATTSQHLQVLKRARLVESEKRGLYVHYALADRAVCEFWRSLQSLGATRLAEVRQTLHDYFHARDVLEPITSSQLADWISAGQVLVVDVRPMVEYAQGHIPGALSVPLDELESRAEGLPRDVEIVAYCRGPYCVLSPAAVEALTSRGFRARRLLDGLPDWAMAGHPVERYTTPTPHSIGEHA